A genomic region of Dermacentor andersoni chromosome 9, qqDerAnde1_hic_scaffold, whole genome shotgun sequence contains the following coding sequences:
- the Gale gene encoding UDP-glucose 4-epimerase isoform X2: protein MTKGSIFVTGGAGYVGSHTVLELLNAGYDVVVMDNYHNAHPDKTGKMPESLRRVQELTGKTVTFYKADLNDQNSIDNIFKKHHFDCVIHFAALKAVGESWQIPLDYYRTNLGGTVNLLDVMRSHDVKKIVFSSSCTVYGVPQYLPIDENHPTGQSCTNPYGRTKYFIEEMLKDLSASEKGWSIVLLRYFNPVGAHESGYIGEDPQGIPNNLMPYLSQVAIGRRPELSVFGNDFGTRDGTGVRDYVHVVDLAKGHVATLEKVMAGEIHGCKPFNLGTGQGSTVLEVIAAFEQASGTKIPYKIVDRRQGDVAELYAIPDRAEEELGWKAEKSLYDMSGRLRMEF, encoded by the exons atgaccaagggCAGCATCTTCGTGACCGGAGGCGCCGGCTACGTCGGTAGCCACACCGTCCTAGAGTTGCTCAACGCCGGCTACGATGTTGTCGTCATGGACAATTACCACAACGCTCATCCGG ATAAGACAGGTAAAATGCCCGAGAGCTTACGAAGGGTTCAGGAGTTGACCGGGAAGACTGTGACATTCTACAAAGCTGACCTGAATGACCAGAATTCCATAGACAACATCTTCAAGAAG CATCACTTCGACTGCGTCATCCACTTCGCAGCGCTCAAGGCTGTCGGGGAGTCGTGGCAAATCCCGCTCGACTACTACCGCACCAACCTCGGCGGGACCGTGAACCTGCTTGAC GTGATGAGGAGTCATGATGTCAAGAAAATCGTGTTTTCGAGCTCGTGCACAGTCTACGGCGTGCCCCAGTACCTGCCCATCGACGAGAACCACCCGACGGGTCAGTCCTGCACCAACCCTTACGGACGCACCAAGTACTTTATTGAGGAAATGCTCAAGGATCTCAGTGCTTCCGAGAAG GGCTGGTCGATAGTGCTGCTCCGATACTTCAATCCAGTAGGCGCCCACGAATCTGGCTACATCGGCGAAGACCCCCAAGGTATACCCAACAACCTCATGCCTTACCTCTCACAAGTGGCTATCGGCCGTCGGCCAGAGCTGTCCGTCTTTGGCAACGACTTCGGCACCCGCGACGGCACAG GTGTTCGCGACTATGTCCATGTGGTTGACCTTGCCAAAGGTCATGTGGCAACACTGGAAAAGGTCATGGCCGGAGAGATCCATGGTTGCAAG CCCTTCAACCTGGGCACAGGTCAGGGTTCCACGGTGCTGGAGGTGATAGCTGCGTTTGAGCAAGCGTCCGGCACGAAGATTCCATACAAGATAGTCGACCGACGACAGGGCGACGTCGCCGAGCTGTACGCGATTCCGGACCGTGCCGAGGAGGAGCTTGGCTGGAAGGCTGAGAAGTCACTCTATGACATGT CTGGACGACTACGAATGGAATTCTGA
- the Gale gene encoding UDP-glucose 4-epimerase isoform X1 produces the protein MTKGSIFVTGGAGYVGSHTVLELLNAGYDVVVMDNYHNAHPDKTGKMPESLRRVQELTGKTVTFYKADLNDQNSIDNIFKKHHFDCVIHFAALKAVGESWQIPLDYYRTNLGGTVNLLDVMRSHDVKKIVFSSSCTVYGVPQYLPIDENHPTGQSCTNPYGRTKYFIEEMLKDLSASEKGWSIVLLRYFNPVGAHESGYIGEDPQGIPNNLMPYLSQVAIGRRPELSVFGNDFGTRDGTGVRDYVHVVDLAKGHVATLEKVMAGEIHGCKPFNLGTGQGSTVLEVIAAFEQASGTKIPYKIVDRRQGDVAELYAIPDRAEEELGWKAEKSLYDMCKDMWNWQKKNPNGFLETTN, from the exons atgaccaagggCAGCATCTTCGTGACCGGAGGCGCCGGCTACGTCGGTAGCCACACCGTCCTAGAGTTGCTCAACGCCGGCTACGATGTTGTCGTCATGGACAATTACCACAACGCTCATCCGG ATAAGACAGGTAAAATGCCCGAGAGCTTACGAAGGGTTCAGGAGTTGACCGGGAAGACTGTGACATTCTACAAAGCTGACCTGAATGACCAGAATTCCATAGACAACATCTTCAAGAAG CATCACTTCGACTGCGTCATCCACTTCGCAGCGCTCAAGGCTGTCGGGGAGTCGTGGCAAATCCCGCTCGACTACTACCGCACCAACCTCGGCGGGACCGTGAACCTGCTTGAC GTGATGAGGAGTCATGATGTCAAGAAAATCGTGTTTTCGAGCTCGTGCACAGTCTACGGCGTGCCCCAGTACCTGCCCATCGACGAGAACCACCCGACGGGTCAGTCCTGCACCAACCCTTACGGACGCACCAAGTACTTTATTGAGGAAATGCTCAAGGATCTCAGTGCTTCCGAGAAG GGCTGGTCGATAGTGCTGCTCCGATACTTCAATCCAGTAGGCGCCCACGAATCTGGCTACATCGGCGAAGACCCCCAAGGTATACCCAACAACCTCATGCCTTACCTCTCACAAGTGGCTATCGGCCGTCGGCCAGAGCTGTCCGTCTTTGGCAACGACTTCGGCACCCGCGACGGCACAG GTGTTCGCGACTATGTCCATGTGGTTGACCTTGCCAAAGGTCATGTGGCAACACTGGAAAAGGTCATGGCCGGAGAGATCCATGGTTGCAAG CCCTTCAACCTGGGCACAGGTCAGGGTTCCACGGTGCTGGAGGTGATAGCTGCGTTTGAGCAAGCGTCCGGCACGAAGATTCCATACAAGATAGTCGACCGACGACAGGGCGACGTCGCCGAGCTGTACGCGATTCCGGACCGTGCCGAGGAGGAGCTTGGCTGGAAGGCTGAGAAGTCACTCTATGACATGT GCAAGGACATGTGGAACTGGCAAAAGAAGAACCCCAACGGTTTTCTAGAAACGACAAACTAG
- the LOC126527982 gene encoding uncharacterized protein yields the protein MRARLTELRRAMSFSGRAKATTTKPATATSEQVDVVPTANGDVASDGGGDNTAEVALIDKRLPRELLLKIFSFLDLVSLCRCAQVSKSWNVLALDGSNWQTIDLFEFQRDIEGPVVQNIAMRCGGFLRRLGLRGCQSVGDAAMQAFAARCRNIEALSLNGCRRVTDVTCESVGAHCSRLVDLDVGSCGQLTDRSLRAIAAGCRYLERLDISWSQQVTPDGFVCIARGCSRLRSVIAKGCPGLNDAACQALGEGCHSLRAIGFNECGAVTDAGVVAIASRCPDLAYVGLSNCAQISDAALLALAQYCRSLRTLEVAGCSRLTDVGFQALARSCPVLERMDLEECIHITDATLLALAGFCPRLQKLSLSHCEQLTDEGIRHLSAGLEKLVLLELDNCPLVSEASLEYLSRCPALRRVDLYDCQLITREAVGKFNARMPQLRIHTYFPPLPPQPQRHNEGHDAAADRAAQPLRGRSGTQPRYCRCCVML from the coding sequence ATGCGTGCCAGGTTGACCGAGCTGCGGCGTGCCATGAGCTTCTCGGGCAGAGCCAAGGCGACAACAACAAAGCctgcgacggcgacgagcgaacAAGTCGACGTCGTCCCGACCGCGAACGGCGATGTTGCGAGCGACGGCGGCGGTGACAACACTGCCGAGGTTGCCCTCATCGACAAGCGGCTGCCGCGAGAGCTGCTCCTCAAGATCTTCTCGTTTCTGGACCTCGTCTCGCTGTGCCGCTGCGCCCAAGTGTCCAAGTCATGGAACGTCCTCGCGCTCGACGGCAGCAACTGGCAGACGATCGACCTGTTCGAGTTTCAACGAGACATCGAGGGCCCCGTCGTGCAGAACATCGCGATGCGCTGCGGCGGCTTCCTCCGTCGGCTCGGGCTGCGCGGCTGCCAAAGCGTCGGCGACGCGGCAATGCAGGCGTTCGCCGCGCGCTGCCGCAACATCGAAGCCCTGTCGCTGAACGGCTGCCGACGCGTGACGGACGTCACGTGCGAGAGCGTCGGCGCCCATTGCTCTCGCCTCGTCGACCTGGACGTCGGCTCGTGCGGCCAGCTGACGGACCGCTCGCTGAGAGCCATCGCGGCCGGTTGCCGCTACCTGGAGCGCCTGGACATCTCTTGGTCACAGCAAGTGACGcccgacggtttcgtctgcatcGCGCGCGGCTGCTCCCGTTTGCGTTCCGTGATCGCCAAGGGATGCCCGGGCCTCAACGACGCCGCGTGCCAGGCACTCGGCGAAGGCTGCCATTCGCTACGTGCCATCGGCTTCAACGAGTGCGGTGCCGTGACGGACGCTGGCGTCGTGGCGATCGCGTCGCGCTGCCCGGACCTGGCATACGTCGGGCTTTCCAACTGCGCCCAGATCTCCGACGCCGCGCTCCTAGCACTGGCGCAGTACTGCCGATCTCTGCGGACTCTGGAAGTGGCCGGCTGCTCGCGCCTCACCGACGTTGGCTTCCAGGCGCTGGCGCGCAGCTGCCCCGTGCTTGAGCGCATGGACCTCGAGGAGTGCATTCACATCACCGACGCCACCTTGTTGGCACTCGCGGGCTTCTGCCCGCGCCTGCAGAAGCTGAGCCTGTCGCACTGCGAGCAGCTGACCGACGAGGGCATACGGCACCTGTCCGCCGGCCTGGAGAAGCTCGTGCTCCTGGAACTCGACAACTGCCCGCTGGTCTCGGAGGCGTCGCTCGAGTACCTGTCGCGCTGCCCGGCGCTGCGCCGCGTCGACCTCTACGACTGCCAGCTGATCACGCGCGAGGCCGTGGGCAAGTTCAATGCGCGCATGCCCCAGCTCCGCATCCACACGTACTTCCCGCCGCTGCCGCCTCAGCCTCAGAGACACAACGAAGGCCACGACGCCGCCGCAGACCGTGCTGCGCAGCCGTTGCGAGGCCGATCGGGGACGCAGCCGCGTTATTGCCGCTGTTGCGTGATGCTCTGA